CATTAGAACCGTAAGTTTACTTTCCTCTCTTACCCTCTCGACGTGCTCCAGGATTTCAGTTTCTCCCCTGACGTCAACAGATGCTGTAGGTTCGTCAAGAACCAATATATCAGGAGTTGCCGCTATTGCTCGGGCAAGCAGAGCTCGCTGTTTTTCACCACCTGAGAGCGATCTGAATGGACGATTCTTTAAGTGAGAGATTTCAAGTTTATCGAGAGAATCGTCGACTATTTCCCGATCTGATTGCCCCGGTCTTCTACCGAATGGAATACGACCATACCTCCCCATCATGACAATTTCATACACTGACACAGAGAAAATCCTGTCAAAAATTTCCGTCTGAGGAACATAGCCGAATACTGTATTATCTCGGTAGTCTATTCGACCAGACACTTGCGGGATAAGCCCCAGTATTGTCTTAATCAATGTGCTCTTTCCCCCTCCATTGGGTCCTATTATCCCCCAAAAATCTCCTCTTTCAATAGACAGGTTTATCGATTTTAAAAAGCCCTCGTTGAAGTATCCGATGGCCACGTCCCTAACCTCAATCAGAGGTTTTAATTTCATGATTCTATTTCATCTCCCATAAATCTAGAACCTTACTTACTCCTATGCCAGCTTCGCGAAACTAAGATGATTTTTATGTAGCCTTTTCAACGTTCTTCACTTTACTTAAAGCTGCTGTGAGCTCATTAACAATTGTATCAAATAGTTGCGTATAGGTATCAATCCCTTGCCTGGCCCCAACGCTGGACGGAAGTACAAGAAACTCCGACCCAGTCTTCTCGGCAATTATACGGGCCGTTTTTTGAGGATAGAAGGACTCGGCTATAACCAGTTTAACATCACTTTGTTTCATATTCTTAATCAGGTTTGCCACATGGGAAGGACTGGGAGGAATCCCCGGTTTTGGTTCAATCCACCCGACTTCATCGAAACCTGCCCAATTTGCAAAATAATCCCAACTTTTGTGGTAGGCCACTATCTTAGTACCCTTAAAAGGCGCGAGTTCAGTCTCCCACACCCTGATCTTTTTGGTTAGCCGATTGGCAAATTGCCTAAAATTGTCTTCATAAAATGAAGCATTTTCAGGATCAATTTGTTCCAGTCTCTCCGCAATCCCTTTTGCGACCAAAATACCATTACTTGGATCCAGCATATAGTGAGGATTCCCAAAGGGATGTATGTCTCCCATACTCCTGTCAACTTTTGTTATCGGAACCTCCAGAATGTTTGATACTAGGGTTGAAGC
This portion of the Thermodesulfobacteriota bacterium genome encodes:
- a CDS encoding metal ABC transporter substrate-binding protein codes for the protein MMKARNKFLYFLFVTIPSLLLLIFISTGVALAKVRIVTSLPDFEAIAKEIGGDKVEVKNIAKGYQDPHFVDAKPIFIRDLNRADLLIYQGLDLELGWLPVLITGSRNSKITSLSSPGRLDASTLVSNILEVPITKVDRSMGDIHPFGNPHYMLDPSNGILVAKGIAERLEQIDPENASFYEDNFRQFANRLTKKIRVWETELAPFKGTKIVAYHKSWDYFANWAGFDEVGWIEPKPGIPPSPSHVANLIKNMKQSDVKLVIAESFYPQKTARIIAEKTGSEFLVLPSSVGARQGIDTYTQLFDTIVNELTAALSKVKNVEKAT
- a CDS encoding ATP-binding cassette domain-containing protein, whose product is MKLKPLIEVRDVAIGYFNEGFLKSINLSIERGDFWGIIGPNGGGKSTLIKTILGLIPQVSGRIDYRDNTVFGYVPQTEIFDRIFSVSVYEIVMMGRYGRIPFGRRPGQSDREIVDDSLDKLEISHLKNRPFRSLSGGEKQRALLARAIAATPDILVLDEPTASVDVRGETEILEHVERVREESKLTVLMVSHFLNTVSRFADHVMVIDKDNGIFKAGIKGDVLSNEIIREIFGIDITLDQIPDRLRQLI